In Pseudomonas sp. MTM4, one genomic interval encodes:
- the mobA gene encoding molybdenum cofactor guanylyltransferase MobA: MQQSMLADCSILLLAGGRGQRMGGQDKGLVEWHGEPLIAWPHRIVRALTDDLLVSCNRNHQRYAAFADRVVSDDEPDFPGPLAGIRAGLAAAHHRWLLVVPCDAPLIDDSLLAGLHAAARAEPNVPVMVRRGEQWEPLFCVIPVRLASAIEEAWRAGERSNRKILLSLQSRALELNENDPRLANLNSPELLSEQKPPD, translated from the coding sequence ATGCAACAAAGCATGCTTGCCGATTGCTCAATCCTGCTGCTAGCGGGTGGTCGCGGGCAGCGGATGGGAGGCCAGGACAAAGGTTTGGTCGAGTGGCATGGCGAGCCGCTCATAGCCTGGCCGCATCGGATCGTACGGGCATTGACGGATGATCTGCTTGTTTCCTGCAACCGCAACCACCAGCGATACGCAGCCTTCGCGGATCGAGTGGTTAGCGACGACGAGCCGGACTTTCCCGGACCACTTGCGGGTATACGCGCCGGCCTCGCGGCGGCTCATCATCGCTGGCTCTTGGTAGTGCCATGCGACGCACCGCTGATCGATGACTCACTGCTCGCAGGCCTGCATGCAGCGGCTCGGGCGGAACCAAACGTTCCCGTGATGGTTCGGCGAGGTGAGCAATGGGAACCGCTGTTTTGCGTCATCCCGGTCAGGCTTGCTTCTGCAATCGAGGAGGCCTGGCGGGCCGGCGAGCGAAGCAATCGCAAGATACTGCTGAGCCTACAATCCCGCGCTCTCGAGCTTAATGAGAATGATCCTCGGCTTGCCAATCTGAACTCACCCGAACTGCTTTCGGAACAAAAGCCCCCAGATTGA
- a CDS encoding YggL family protein — MATNRSRRLRKKLCVDEFQELGFEVTLTYGEGLDAKAVDDFLEAFLTEAIEANGLGYIGGEDYGFVCLASRGSVNEEQRGQVEAWLKGRNELSEFNVSPLMDVWYPENEINAKA, encoded by the coding sequence ATGGCTACCAATCGCTCGCGTCGTTTGCGCAAAAAACTTTGTGTCGACGAATTCCAGGAACTGGGTTTTGAAGTGACTCTGACCTACGGTGAGGGTCTTGATGCCAAGGCGGTGGACGATTTCCTCGAAGCCTTTCTGACCGAGGCCATCGAAGCCAATGGTCTGGGCTATATCGGTGGTGAGGATTACGGTTTCGTTTGCCTGGCCAGCCGTGGCTCGGTCAACGAAGAGCAGCGCGGTCAGGTCGAGGCGTGGCTCAAAGGGCGCAACGAGTTGTCCGAATTCAACGTAAGCCCGCTGATGGACGTCTGGTACCCGGAAAACGAGATCAACGCTAAGGCATGA
- the dacB gene encoding D-alanyl-D-alanine carboxypeptidase/D-alanyl-D-alanine-endopeptidase: protein MSLILARTAPANRGSAIGRFLGRVAAAALTLPLAFPVYAEAINQTLPPRVAQALKANKIESSALSVVMLPLNTNATPTFVNADVSVNPASTMKLVTTYAALELLGPNHQWKTEFHADGPIENGTLNGNLYLKGGGDPKLNMEKLWLLLRDLRVNGVQTVTGDLVLDRSHFVQPALPIFDDDGNDKNKPFLVAPDSLLVNLKALRFIARNDAGNVNVVVEPPIASVRIDNRIQALPKAKCPGWPDIRYNPIEDAEGVTVVVTGKLPAGCSGQTYLALLDHQRYAAGAVRAIWKELGGSILGEDRVAPVPDDARMIARAYSPDLVEIIRDINKYSNNTMARQLFLSLGAEFRNETDADDSMAAQRVIRQWLAKKGLISPHLVIENGSGLSRAERVSARELASLLQAAWQSPYAAEFISSMPLAAIDGTMRKRLRNTGVAGKAHIKTGTLNNVRAIAGYSRDNDGNTWAVVAILNHPRPWGASSVLDQVLVSLYNRPGNESTAQR from the coding sequence ATGTCATTGATTCTCGCAAGAACTGCCCCAGCCAATCGGGGCAGCGCAATCGGCAGATTTCTAGGCCGTGTCGCCGCCGCCGCACTGACGCTACCGCTGGCATTCCCGGTTTATGCCGAAGCCATCAATCAGACCCTACCGCCGCGCGTCGCGCAGGCACTCAAGGCAAACAAGATCGAGAGCAGCGCGCTGTCCGTCGTCATGCTGCCGCTCAACACCAACGCGACCCCGACGTTCGTGAATGCCGATGTATCGGTAAATCCCGCCTCGACCATGAAACTGGTCACGACCTATGCCGCACTGGAGTTGCTGGGTCCCAATCATCAATGGAAAACGGAATTCCATGCCGATGGCCCAATTGAGAACGGCACGCTCAATGGCAATCTTTATCTCAAGGGCGGCGGCGATCCCAAGCTCAACATGGAGAAGCTCTGGCTCTTGCTACGAGACCTGCGCGTCAACGGCGTGCAGACCGTGACCGGGGATTTGGTGTTGGATCGCAGCCACTTCGTTCAGCCAGCCCTGCCGATCTTCGATGACGACGGCAATGACAAGAACAAGCCCTTCCTGGTCGCACCGGACTCGCTGTTGGTCAATCTCAAGGCGCTTCGCTTCATCGCCCGTAACGATGCCGGCAACGTGAACGTCGTCGTCGAGCCACCGATCGCCTCGGTTCGTATCGACAATCGCATTCAGGCTCTGCCGAAGGCCAAGTGCCCAGGCTGGCCCGATATTCGCTACAACCCGATCGAAGATGCTGAAGGTGTTACGGTCGTCGTCACCGGCAAGCTTCCGGCCGGCTGCAGCGGCCAAACCTATCTGGCGCTACTCGACCATCAACGCTACGCCGCAGGCGCCGTGCGTGCGATCTGGAAGGAGCTCGGTGGCAGCATCCTCGGTGAGGATCGCGTCGCCCCGGTACCCGACGACGCGCGGATGATCGCCCGTGCTTACTCGCCGGATCTAGTCGAGATCATTCGCGACATCAACAAATACAGTAACAACACCATGGCGCGGCAGTTGTTTTTGAGCCTGGGTGCCGAATTTCGCAACGAAACGGACGCGGATGATTCCATGGCCGCGCAGCGGGTGATTCGTCAGTGGCTGGCGAAGAAGGGGCTGATTTCACCGCACCTGGTCATCGAGAACGGCTCAGGCCTGTCGCGTGCCGAACGCGTCAGCGCACGGGAACTGGCGAGCTTGCTCCAGGCTGCATGGCAGAGCCCCTACGCCGCGGAATTCATTTCCTCGATGCCACTCGCAGCGATTGACGGCACCATGCGCAAGCGTCTGCGCAATACTGGCGTCGCCGGCAAAGCACATATCAAGACCGGCACGTTGAACAACGTGCGAGCAATCGCCGGTTATAGCCGCGACAACGATGGCAACACCTGGGCAGTCGTCGCGATTCTCAACCACCCCCGGCCCTGGGGCGCGTCTTCGGTGTTGGACCAGGTACTGGTCAGTCTCTACAACCGCCCAGGCAACGAAAGCACTG
- the glp gene encoding gephyrin-like molybdotransferase Glp: MTLTDSPALMPVEQALDALLRQAESTAIKDVESASIEDAVGRILAEPLVAQLDLPPWPNSAMDGYAIRESDLRGQPLRVSQKIFAGSQPEPLEAGSCARIFTGAPMPDGADSVEMQENVELLDDGRVRFLEPVRRGQHVRPQGGEARTGDEVLAAGARLGPIELGLAASLGVSRLSVSRKLKVALLSTGDELVEPGETLQPGQIYNSNRMLLRHWLQRLGCEVIDAGIVPDDLVRVRQCLADLHEVDLILSTGGVSVGEADFLGQVLREEGELSLWKLAIKPGKPLTCGSYQGVAVIGLPGNPASTLVTFGLLARPYLLRRMGVLQVEPLSFQVPANFDWPRPGKRREYLRARLESGKAVLYSNQSSSILRSAAWADGLVEVREHRQLKDGDLVPFISFAELLC; encoded by the coding sequence ATGACATTGACCGACTCGCCAGCGCTGATGCCTGTAGAACAGGCGCTCGACGCTTTGCTCAGGCAAGCGGAAAGCACTGCAATCAAGGACGTCGAGAGCGCTTCGATCGAGGATGCGGTTGGACGAATACTGGCCGAGCCACTGGTTGCGCAACTGGATTTGCCACCCTGGCCGAACAGCGCAATGGATGGTTACGCCATCCGCGAAAGCGATCTTCGAGGGCAGCCGCTTCGGGTCAGTCAGAAGATCTTCGCCGGTAGCCAGCCTGAGCCTTTGGAGGCCGGCAGCTGTGCGCGGATTTTCACCGGCGCGCCGATGCCGGACGGCGCTGATAGCGTGGAAATGCAGGAAAACGTCGAGCTGCTCGACGATGGCCGAGTGCGCTTCCTTGAGCCGGTGAGGCGAGGGCAACACGTTCGTCCCCAGGGTGGCGAGGCGCGAACGGGAGATGAGGTACTAGCAGCCGGCGCTCGGCTGGGGCCGATCGAGCTGGGGCTCGCTGCGTCATTAGGCGTGTCGCGGCTGAGCGTAAGCCGAAAGCTCAAGGTTGCGCTGCTGTCCACGGGTGACGAGCTGGTCGAGCCGGGTGAAACGCTGCAGCCGGGACAGATCTACAACAGCAATCGCATGCTGTTGCGTCATTGGCTGCAACGCCTGGGATGCGAGGTTATAGACGCCGGGATCGTGCCGGATGATTTGGTAAGGGTTCGCCAGTGCCTGGCGGATCTGCATGAGGTCGATCTGATTCTCTCTACCGGAGGCGTTTCGGTTGGTGAGGCTGATTTTCTCGGGCAGGTGCTTCGAGAAGAGGGCGAACTGTCGCTCTGGAAGCTGGCCATCAAGCCTGGCAAACCCTTGACTTGCGGAAGTTATCAAGGTGTTGCCGTCATTGGCTTGCCAGGCAATCCTGCCTCCACGCTGGTCACCTTTGGTCTGTTGGCGCGCCCTTATCTGTTGCGCCGAATGGGTGTGTTACAAGTCGAACCGCTGAGCTTTCAGGTTCCTGCGAACTTCGATTGGCCCAGGCCTGGCAAGCGCCGGGAATATCTGCGAGCGCGTCTCGAATCGGGCAAGGCAGTGCTGTATTCCAACCAGAGCTCGTCGATTCTGCGTAGTGCAGCCTGGGCGGATGGATTGGTCGAGGTGCGGGAGCACAGGCAACTGAAAGATGGCGATTTGGTGCCCTTTATCTCATTCGCCGAATTGCTCTGCTGA
- a CDS encoding YgdI/YgdR family lipoprotein — translation MRAATGPALALLVGLTLLAGCSNPSVITLNDGREIQTLDHPHYDDEAGFYEYESIDGKPGRVNKDQVRTVKEL, via the coding sequence ATGCGCGCAGCAACCGGACCCGCCTTGGCATTGTTGGTCGGACTGACCCTGCTAGCGGGCTGCTCGAACCCCAGCGTCATCACCCTGAACGATGGCCGCGAGATCCAGACACTGGACCATCCCCATTACGACGATGAAGCTGGCTTCTATGAATACGAAAGCATTGACGGCAAGCCGGGCAGAGTCAACAAGGATCAGGTTCGTACTGTCAAGGAACTCTGA
- the moaB gene encoding molybdenum cofactor biosynthesis protein B, whose amino-acid sequence MSHLADQSFVPLNIAVLTVSDTRSLETDTSGQLLVDRLQAAGHRLASRALLKDDLYRIRAQVASWIAEDMVQVVLITGGTGFTGRDSTPEAVGCLLNKQVDGFGELFRQISVGDIGSSTVQSRALAGLSNSTLVCCLPGSTNACRTAWDGILAEQLDARHRPCNFVPHLKQAEPCESRS is encoded by the coding sequence ATGAGCCACCTTGCCGATCAATCATTTGTTCCGCTGAATATTGCTGTCCTGACGGTCAGTGACACTCGCTCGCTGGAAACCGATACCTCAGGGCAGTTACTCGTCGACCGTCTGCAGGCTGCTGGTCATCGGCTCGCTTCGCGTGCGCTGCTCAAGGATGATCTGTATCGGATCCGAGCGCAGGTCGCGAGCTGGATCGCCGAGGACATGGTGCAGGTCGTATTGATCACTGGGGGCACGGGCTTTACAGGTCGCGACAGTACGCCGGAGGCGGTTGGATGCCTACTGAACAAGCAGGTCGATGGCTTTGGCGAGCTGTTTCGCCAGATATCGGTAGGCGATATCGGCAGTTCGACTGTCCAGTCGCGCGCATTGGCTGGATTATCGAATTCGACCCTTGTCTGCTGCCTGCCGGGATCGACCAATGCTTGCAGAACCGCCTGGGACGGCATTCTCGCCGAGCAACTCGATGCGCGTCATCGTCCGTGCAACTTCGTGCCGCATCTCAAGCAGGCCGAGCCATGCGAGAGCCGCTCATGA
- a CDS encoding acyltransferase family protein, whose translation MQERNAWVDYAKAIGIILVVYGHVARGVFNAGLPMNEDNYLLVDSIIYSFHMPLFFFLSGLFFYDSLIKRGKAGLIVNKVDTIVYPFIVWSLLQGLLEVVLSNYTNGDVTLGQVFSLLWSPRAQFWFLYALFLVFVVCSFIYAKVDRRYFLPVFLAFGALYVFKQDLAMGNIGRFIFGNAVFFALGVWFNEIKAFFLARYVSLTLLFGALFLAGQYLFHITFGLNWEIGGLPVLVLATVSIFFVIALSMCLGQVRIDWLLFIGASSMTIYLAHILAGSGIRVILSSFMGIDSVPVHLVVGTLVGLLGPLLAQIIIKRYDLYFLLTPPKPLSATGLRTRRAVAQ comes from the coding sequence ATGCAGGAGAGAAATGCCTGGGTCGATTACGCCAAAGCCATTGGGATCATTCTGGTTGTCTACGGACATGTCGCGCGCGGGGTGTTCAACGCTGGGCTGCCGATGAATGAAGATAACTATCTTCTCGTCGATAGCATCATTTACAGCTTCCACATGCCGCTGTTTTTCTTTCTATCCGGTTTGTTTTTTTACGATTCGCTGATCAAGCGTGGAAAGGCGGGATTGATAGTCAACAAGGTGGACACTATCGTCTATCCCTTCATCGTATGGTCGCTACTGCAGGGCCTGCTTGAGGTAGTGCTGTCGAACTACACCAACGGCGACGTGACGTTAGGGCAGGTGTTCTCGCTGCTTTGGTCGCCCCGTGCGCAGTTCTGGTTCCTCTACGCGCTGTTCCTGGTCTTCGTGGTGTGTTCCTTTATCTACGCCAAGGTCGATCGCCGTTATTTCCTTCCTGTATTTCTGGCCTTCGGCGCGCTTTATGTCTTCAAACAGGATTTGGCGATGGGGAACATTGGCCGATTCATCTTCGGCAATGCGGTTTTCTTCGCGCTAGGCGTGTGGTTCAACGAAATAAAGGCGTTTTTCCTGGCCCGTTATGTTTCGCTCACCTTGCTGTTCGGCGCGTTATTCCTTGCTGGCCAATATTTGTTTCACATCACCTTCGGCTTGAATTGGGAAATAGGCGGCTTGCCGGTACTTGTATTGGCGACCGTTTCTATCTTCTTCGTGATCGCGCTGTCGATGTGTCTGGGCCAGGTCCGCATCGACTGGCTGCTGTTCATCGGGGCTTCTTCGATGACAATTTATCTGGCGCATATTCTGGCCGGAAGTGGAATTCGAGTCATCCTGAGCAGCTTTATGGGTATTGATTCGGTCCCAGTGCATTTGGTGGTTGGCACTCTGGTCGGGCTACTTGGGCCGTTGCTGGCTCAGATCATCATCAAACGATATGACCTTTATTTCCTGTTGACCCCGCCCAAGCCTCTGTCAGCGACCGGCCTGCGGACACGCAGGGCAGTGGCTCAGTAG
- a CDS encoding YqjD family protein has translation MSTESTFGTNDNTPIPDATTGTSSPLFDKSAHRRNLQAAQAALIDEFHTLIGDTERLLKHTQDTAGTQTEELRGKINANLTRARQMLKEQEGSLREQGQAAIQCTEEYVHTHPWQSLGIAAGVGFLFGLITRR, from the coding sequence ATGTCTACCGAATCGACTTTCGGCACCAATGACAACACCCCGATTCCCGACGCAACCACGGGAACTTCCTCACCCCTGTTCGATAAATCCGCACACCGCCGCAATCTTCAGGCCGCTCAGGCTGCGCTCATCGATGAGTTTCATACGTTGATCGGCGATACGGAGCGTCTGCTGAAACATACGCAGGACACCGCAGGCACCCAGACCGAAGAGTTGCGCGGCAAGATCAACGCGAACCTGACCCGCGCCCGGCAGATGCTCAAGGAGCAGGAAGGCTCGCTGCGTGAGCAAGGCCAGGCGGCTATTCAGTGCACCGAGGAATATGTCCACACCCACCCCTGGCAGTCGCTGGGCATCGCGGCTGGGGTCGGCTTTCTCTTCGGCCTGATTACCCGCCGCTGA
- a CDS encoding OprD family porin produces MLKTPIARGVALATLGATLAIPSMAQAAFIEDTKASLELRNFYYNRDYRQEGAGQSKQDEWAQGFLLRIESGYTEGTVGFGVDALGLLGVKLDSSPDRTGTGLLPAGDSGAPDDYSQLGLTAKAKVSKSVLKVGTLQLKNPAIATSDSRLLPAAMSGAQLVSNEIDGLTLDLGYVDQINNRNSTNYEDMVVNTSGKSITGTTDVESDEFVYLGGTYKVTKDLSASYYYSNLEEFYKQHALNLVHVLPIAEGQSLKTDLRYQRSTDDGNTNVDNKAFGAMVTYSLSGHSFGLGYQKMSGDTGFAYVGGNIDPYLVNFVQIGDFAQADEKSWQARYDFNFASIGIPGLTFMTRYVTGDNFERAGVSEGKEWERDTDIGYTFQEGALKNLNLKWRNATFRSNGTANDIDENRLIVSYTIPLM; encoded by the coding sequence ATGCTCAAGACCCCAATCGCCCGGGGCGTGGCACTCGCCACTCTGGGAGCAACACTGGCAATCCCGTCCATGGCTCAGGCTGCTTTTATTGAAGACACCAAGGCCAGCCTGGAACTGCGAAACTTCTACTACAACCGTGACTATCGCCAAGAAGGCGCGGGCCAATCCAAGCAAGACGAATGGGCACAAGGCTTCCTGCTCCGTATTGAGTCGGGTTACACCGAAGGTACTGTAGGCTTCGGCGTCGATGCTTTGGGCCTGCTTGGCGTAAAGCTGGACTCGAGCCCTGACCGTACTGGCACAGGCCTCCTGCCGGCTGGCGACTCCGGCGCACCAGATGATTACTCCCAGCTGGGATTAACCGCCAAGGCGAAAGTATCCAAAAGCGTCCTGAAAGTCGGCACGCTGCAGCTGAAGAACCCAGCCATCGCGACCAGCGATAGCCGTCTGCTGCCTGCTGCAATGAGTGGTGCCCAGTTAGTATCCAATGAAATTGATGGCCTGACTCTGGACCTGGGTTATGTTGACCAGATCAACAACCGGAACTCGACCAACTATGAAGACATGGTCGTCAATACGTCCGGTAAAAGCATTACTGGTACTACCGATGTAGAATCCGACGAGTTCGTTTATCTCGGCGGCACTTACAAAGTGACCAAGGACCTGAGCGCTTCCTACTACTACAGCAACCTGGAAGAGTTCTACAAGCAGCACGCACTGAACCTTGTTCATGTGCTGCCGATCGCCGAAGGCCAGTCGCTGAAGACCGACCTGCGCTACCAGCGCTCTACGGACGACGGCAACACCAACGTCGACAACAAAGCCTTCGGCGCCATGGTCACCTACTCGCTCAGTGGCCATAGCTTCGGTCTGGGTTATCAGAAAATGTCCGGTGACACAGGCTTCGCCTATGTCGGCGGCAATATTGACCCCTACTTGGTTAACTTCGTACAGATCGGTGACTTCGCTCAGGCCGACGAGAAGTCTTGGCAGGCTCGCTATGACTTCAACTTCGCCTCTATCGGCATTCCTGGCCTGACGTTCATGACCCGCTACGTTACTGGCGATAATTTCGAGCGCGCCGGCGTATCGGAAGGCAAAGAATGGGAGCGCGACACCGACATCGGTTACACCTTCCAGGAAGGCGCGCTGAAGAACCTTAACTTGAAATGGCGCAACGCTACTTTCCGCAGCAATGGTACTGCTAACGATATCGACGAAAACCGTCTGATCGTCAGCTACACCATCCCGCTGATGTAA
- a CDS encoding phage holin family protein encodes METKYSDEAPAPSIKKMGSALAGLIQGHLELVGIELQEERVRVFKLFLLASISLILGLLILVGLSAAIVIAFWDSNPIAAILILCAAYAVVLAVCISRAIRLAKASASPFQATVEELARNRERLLP; translated from the coding sequence ATGGAAACCAAATATTCCGATGAGGCCCCTGCCCCTTCCATCAAAAAGATGGGCAGCGCGCTTGCCGGCCTCATCCAGGGGCATCTGGAGCTTGTCGGAATAGAGCTGCAGGAAGAACGGGTACGGGTCTTCAAACTGTTTCTGCTGGCCAGCATCAGTCTGATACTAGGCTTGCTGATCCTGGTAGGGCTTTCGGCGGCGATCGTGATCGCCTTCTGGGATAGCAACCCTATCGCGGCGATTCTGATTCTCTGTGCGGCATACGCGGTTGTACTAGCGGTATGTATCAGCCGCGCAATCCGCCTCGCCAAGGCGAGCGCTTCGCCCTTCCAGGCGACGGTCGAAGAATTGGCCCGCAATCGGGAGCGTCTACTGCCATGA
- a CDS encoding FUSC family protein, with the protein MKKPLWKVVGWQPGRPAWGAAAVAGLGCALPLLLGLFSGHPGFLWATVGAFQAAKANPLHRLGMLRMLLLIALGAGSAGLGFWSATHPLISLGLFAFYGLLLAWLQRYGSEAGKLGIGLAICLCLGQGQYGISDFNNPQAIAALFALGGLWVTLLAFGLRGMHGLRMWPYMPRLLSLMKVLRRRARRTPIRQWRLHALTYMIAAAAGGLIVNIADLPRGYWLTLAVFTTLQMDLQRSLARALQAGVGILCAAAVLIYMGHSLADPPMMVMIMLPLVMLSRAFQAHHYGLFVLQTTLSFLLLAETLAQDWELPQLRLINAVIGVGVALAVTLLVYLLRRLFARIALRKRGQTATTDQDKNDSIMP; encoded by the coding sequence ATGAAAAAACCGTTGTGGAAGGTCGTCGGATGGCAGCCTGGCCGCCCCGCCTGGGGAGCCGCAGCCGTGGCGGGCCTGGGCTGCGCATTGCCGCTTCTGCTCGGCCTGTTCAGCGGCCATCCGGGTTTCCTCTGGGCCACGGTCGGGGCCTTCCAGGCAGCCAAGGCGAATCCGCTACACCGTCTCGGAATGTTGCGAATGCTGTTGCTGATAGCCCTTGGCGCCGGCAGCGCCGGCCTCGGGTTCTGGTCGGCGACTCATCCACTGATCAGCCTCGGCCTGTTCGCCTTTTACGGTCTGTTGTTGGCATGGCTACAACGTTACGGCAGCGAAGCCGGCAAGCTCGGGATCGGCTTGGCCATTTGCCTCTGTCTTGGCCAGGGCCAATACGGCATCAGTGATTTCAACAACCCTCAAGCGATTGCCGCTCTGTTTGCACTGGGCGGTCTCTGGGTCACCCTGCTCGCCTTCGGCTTACGCGGCATGCATGGCTTGCGCATGTGGCCATACATGCCGCGCCTGCTCAGTTTGATGAAGGTGCTGCGACGCCGAGCGCGGCGCACGCCGATTCGCCAGTGGCGACTGCATGCACTCACTTACATGATCGCAGCTGCCGCAGGCGGCCTAATCGTCAACATTGCAGATCTTCCACGAGGCTATTGGCTGACGCTGGCGGTTTTCACCACGCTGCAGATGGATCTGCAACGCAGCCTCGCTCGGGCTTTGCAGGCCGGGGTCGGGATTCTTTGTGCAGCGGCGGTGTTGATCTACATGGGCCACAGCCTGGCCGATCCGCCGATGATGGTCATGATCATGCTGCCGCTGGTCATGCTCAGCCGGGCTTTCCAGGCACATCACTATGGGCTTTTCGTCTTGCAGACGACCCTGAGTTTCCTGTTATTGGCCGAAACCCTGGCGCAAGACTGGGAATTACCACAACTGCGCCTGATCAACGCTGTGATTGGCGTGGGCGTAGCGTTAGCCGTTACGTTGCTGGTGTATTTGCTGCGTAGGCTGTTTGCCCGGATTGCGTTGCGCAAACGCGGGCAAACGGCCACAACCGATCAGGACAAGAACGACTCGATCATGCCTTAG
- a CDS encoding I78 family peptidase inhibitor — translation MKTTCSITLTLCCTILAGCQSSSPEPAHSPHGSADRCDTSVVEKLVGEQASPELLDRARRESGASVARIIRPGDIVTLEYNAHRLTLTTDEALTVQRVSCG, via the coding sequence ATGAAAACTACCTGTTCGATAACGCTGACGCTGTGCTGCACCATTCTGGCCGGTTGCCAATCATCATCACCCGAGCCTGCACATTCGCCTCACGGCTCAGCCGACCGATGCGATACATCCGTCGTGGAGAAGCTTGTTGGAGAACAGGCGAGTCCGGAACTGCTCGATCGGGCCCGTCGCGAAAGCGGGGCCTCGGTCGCTCGCATCATTCGCCCCGGGGACATCGTCACGCTGGAATACAACGCGCATCGTTTAACGCTTACGACAGACGAGGCACTAACAGTGCAGCGAGTTAGCTGCGGCTGA
- a CDS encoding glutaredoxin family protein has translation MYLPECQLFGTLGCHLCEQAEAVVLPLVEHGLLVELVDIADRPEWVDDYGLRIPVLRRVDTGAELDWPFETEQVVWFLRQ, from the coding sequence ATGTACCTTCCTGAATGCCAACTATTTGGAACGTTGGGCTGCCATCTATGTGAGCAGGCCGAGGCAGTAGTGTTGCCGTTGGTGGAGCATGGTCTGCTGGTGGAGTTGGTGGATATAGCGGACAGGCCTGAATGGGTCGACGACTATGGGCTGCGTATACCCGTGCTCCGGCGAGTCGATACGGGGGCTGAGTTGGATTGGCCATTTGAAACCGAACAGGTCGTCTGGTTTCTACGTCAATAA
- a CDS encoding deoxyguanosinetriphosphate triphosphohydrolase, which yields MDWNTLLNRERLGKSVHSNEELGRSPFHKDHDRIIFSGAFRRLGRKTQVHPVSSNDHIHTRLTHSLEVSCVGRSLGMRVGEVLREDLPEWCSPADLGMVIQSACLAHDIGNPPFGHSGEDAIRHWFQQAAVRGWLDDMSDAERADFLNFEGNAQGFRVLTQLEYHQFDGGTRLTYATLGTYLKYPWTSRHAEALGYKKHKFGCYQSELPLLEQIASKLGLPKLDEQRWARHPLVYLMEAADDICYGLIDLEDGLEMDLLDYPEVEALLLDLVGEDLPETYRQLGPGDSRRRKLAILRGKAIEHLTNAAARAFVEQQPALLAGQLTGDLVEHMHGPAKRCVVQAKALARQKIFQDKRKTLHEIGAYTTLEILLNAFCGAALEQHGGRTPSFKNRRILDLLGSNAPDPDWPLYQSFVRMIDFIAGMTDSYATEMAGEMTGRSSPT from the coding sequence TTGGATTGGAACACCCTGCTCAATCGTGAACGGCTCGGGAAATCCGTCCACAGCAATGAAGAACTTGGTCGAAGTCCATTCCACAAGGATCACGACAGGATCATCTTCTCCGGCGCATTCCGCAGGCTTGGTCGCAAGACCCAGGTGCATCCGGTCTCAAGCAACGATCACATCCACACCCGCCTAACCCATTCGCTGGAAGTCAGCTGCGTTGGACGCTCCCTCGGCATGCGCGTGGGTGAAGTGCTGCGTGAAGACCTGCCGGAATGGTGCAGCCCGGCCGATCTCGGCATGGTCATTCAGTCGGCGTGTCTCGCGCATGATATTGGTAACCCGCCGTTCGGTCATTCTGGCGAAGATGCCATTCGCCACTGGTTCCAGCAGGCCGCCGTCCGTGGCTGGCTCGATGACATGAGTGACGCCGAGCGAGCCGACTTTCTCAACTTCGAGGGTAACGCCCAAGGCTTCAGGGTGCTTACACAGCTCGAATACCATCAGTTCGATGGCGGCACCCGACTGACCTACGCAACGCTCGGCACCTACCTCAAGTACCCCTGGACATCGCGCCATGCCGAGGCGCTCGGCTACAAGAAACATAAATTCGGCTGCTACCAGAGCGAGCTGCCCCTGCTCGAGCAGATTGCGTCGAAACTCGGCCTACCGAAGCTGGACGAGCAACGGTGGGCGCGCCATCCATTGGTCTATCTGATGGAAGCGGCGGACGACATCTGCTACGGCCTTATCGATCTGGAAGACGGGCTCGAAATGGACCTGCTCGACTATCCCGAGGTCGAGGCGCTGCTGCTGGATCTGGTGGGCGAGGATCTGCCGGAAACCTACCGGCAGCTCGGTCCTGGCGATTCACGCAGGCGCAAGCTGGCGATCCTCAGGGGCAAGGCTATCGAACACCTCACCAACGCAGCTGCACGCGCCTTTGTCGAACAGCAACCGGCACTACTGGCCGGCCAACTCACCGGGGATCTGGTCGAGCACATGCACGGCCCCGCCAAGCGCTGCGTCGTGCAGGCCAAAGCCTTGGCGCGGCAGAAAATCTTTCAGGACAAACGCAAGACGCTGCATGAAATCGGCGCCTATACGACGCTCGAGATACTGCTCAACGCCTTCTGTGGCGCGGCGCTGGAGCAACACGGCGGGCGCACGCCGTCATTCAAGAATCGCCGCATTTTGGATCTGCTTGGCAGCAATGCTCCAGACCCCGACTGGCCGCTGTATCAATCATTCGTGCGGATGATCGACTTTATCGCCGGCATGACCGACAGCTACGCGACCGAGATGGCCGGCGAAATGACTGGACGCTCGAGCCCGACGTGA